A genomic stretch from Corynebacterium faecale includes:
- a CDS encoding MFS transporter, producing the protein MTVTSTTAKPTSQRRVAFATIAGTTVEWYDFFIYAQAAGLVFSQIMFQPAGPQFALILSFVSVGISFLFRPLGAFLAGHLGDRYGRRAVLVGTLVLMGAATTLIGLLPTYAMVGIAAPILLILLRIIQGISAGGEWGGAALMAVEHSPAKSRGLAGTYPQLGVPLGMLLASGVFALMTGVIAPGDAFLEWGWRVPFLISFVLVLIGHFIRRSVDESPVFLEIADRKEQTKAPVATLFKYHWPLIICAALLFAGNNAGGYMTTGGFLTAYATNPIGPLALDPTPVLLAVTVASGVWFFATLAGGIISDRIGRRPTFLLGYAWLVLMAFPLFFLINTGDILLVTLGMSLFAVGLGFTYGPQASWYAELFPANVRFSGVAISYAIGAILGGAFAPTIAQGLLSATGTTHSVSIYLIIMFLISSAAALLLQDKPGRSLGISEQVDQERYASLRTSRAYQENKVTVEV; encoded by the coding sequence ATGACTGTTACATCCACCACGGCTAAGCCGACCTCTCAACGTCGCGTAGCGTTCGCCACCATTGCCGGTACCACTGTTGAGTGGTATGACTTTTTCATCTACGCACAGGCTGCAGGCCTGGTGTTCTCCCAAATCATGTTCCAACCCGCCGGACCGCAATTCGCCCTGATTCTCTCCTTCGTTTCCGTCGGCATCAGTTTCCTCTTCCGCCCCCTGGGCGCTTTCCTCGCAGGGCATCTCGGTGACCGTTATGGGCGCAGGGCGGTATTGGTGGGAACCCTGGTCCTCATGGGTGCAGCCACCACCTTGATCGGTCTTTTGCCCACCTACGCCATGGTCGGTATCGCGGCCCCGATCCTGTTGATTCTGCTGCGCATCATCCAGGGAATCTCCGCAGGTGGCGAATGGGGTGGAGCAGCCCTCATGGCTGTGGAACACTCCCCGGCCAAGAGTCGTGGCCTGGCAGGAACCTACCCCCAGCTTGGTGTGCCCCTGGGTATGCTGCTGGCATCTGGGGTTTTCGCCCTGATGACCGGTGTGATCGCGCCGGGCGACGCCTTCCTGGAATGGGGTTGGCGCGTCCCCTTCCTGATCAGCTTTGTTCTGGTGCTGATCGGTCACTTCATCCGACGTTCTGTGGATGAGTCCCCGGTCTTCCTGGAGATTGCTGACCGCAAGGAGCAGACCAAGGCGCCAGTGGCCACCCTGTTCAAGTATCACTGGCCACTGATCATCTGCGCGGCACTGCTGTTTGCCGGTAATAATGCGGGCGGTTACATGACCACCGGTGGATTCCTCACCGCCTATGCCACCAACCCCATCGGCCCACTGGCGCTGGATCCCACCCCGGTTCTGTTGGCGGTCACCGTCGCCTCCGGAGTCTGGTTCTTCGCCACCCTCGCAGGCGGGATCATCAGTGACCGCATCGGGCGACGCCCCACCTTCCTACTGGGTTATGCCTGGCTGGTGCTCATGGCCTTCCCGTTGTTCTTCCTCATCAACACCGGTGACATCCTCCTCGTGACTCTGGGTATGAGCCTTTTCGCAGTGGGGCTCGGATTCACCTACGGCCCCCAGGCATCCTGGTATGCAGAGCTCTTCCCCGCAAATGTCAGGTTCTCCGGTGTGGCCATCTCCTACGCCATCGGAGCCATCCTCGGCGGGGCTTTCGCACCCACGATCGCACAGGGTCTGCTCAGTGCAACCGGAACCACCCATTCGGTATCGATCTATCTCATCATCATGTTCCTCATCTCCTCCGCAGCGGCACTGTTGCTGCAGGACAAGCCCGGTCGTTCCCTCGGTATCTCCGAACAGGTGGATCAGGAACGTTATGCCTCCCTGCGGACCTCCAGGGCCTATCAGGAAAATAAGGTTACGGTCGAGGTCTGA
- a CDS encoding NAD(P)/FAD-dependent oxidoreductase — MTDQNPILIIGAGQAGVQVADSLRAEGYRGQVAVLNPEKILPYQRPQLSKDFLTADESTPVLPLRGEDFYRENQIELLHNAAVSGIEPATHTVHLEEGGQLHYSQLVIATGTRAREMNIPGSHLEGIHHVRTLDDARGLRTELASARRIVVVGAGFIGLEVAAAAVKLGIEVTVLSGCQAPMARSVSASVSEWFSRYHRDRGVHLVDGASASSFEGSAGCVDVVISDTGQRYPADLVVVGIGALPNVEFLEGSGLELNNGVCVDDHLRTNIPGIWALGDCAVLPSRQRLESVQNATDQGRLLARNLVASNNLLPLEGYDALPWFWSHQGDAKLQIAGLRPHSHGEPLLLGSPENKKFSVLIFDDFDELVAVESVNSPADHMAARKILSQPLPLTREVAGATGFTLKAHSRAVPAISS, encoded by the coding sequence ATGACTGATCAGAACCCGATTCTCATCATCGGTGCCGGCCAGGCCGGAGTGCAGGTTGCGGATTCCCTGCGCGCCGAAGGTTACCGCGGTCAGGTAGCTGTGCTTAACCCCGAGAAGATCCTCCCCTACCAACGTCCCCAGCTGTCGAAGGATTTTCTCACCGCTGATGAGAGCACACCGGTCCTGCCCCTGCGTGGTGAGGACTTCTACAGGGAAAACCAGATTGAACTCCTGCATAATGCCGCTGTATCGGGCATCGAACCTGCCACCCACACCGTCCACCTGGAGGAGGGTGGGCAGCTCCACTATTCCCAGCTGGTGATCGCCACCGGCACGCGGGCACGTGAAATGAACATCCCTGGCTCGCACCTGGAAGGCATCCACCACGTCCGGACCCTCGACGATGCCCGGGGTTTGAGAACCGAGCTGGCATCCGCACGCCGCATCGTGGTGGTCGGCGCCGGATTCATCGGACTGGAGGTGGCGGCGGCAGCTGTCAAACTCGGGATCGAGGTGACGGTGCTGTCCGGATGCCAGGCACCCATGGCCAGGTCGGTCAGTGCATCAGTCTCGGAATGGTTCAGCAGGTATCACCGCGACCGTGGGGTGCACCTGGTGGATGGGGCGTCCGCGTCCTCCTTTGAGGGTTCTGCAGGATGTGTGGATGTGGTGATCAGTGACACCGGTCAGCGCTATCCAGCTGATCTCGTGGTGGTGGGCATCGGTGCATTGCCCAATGTTGAATTTCTCGAAGGTTCCGGGTTGGAGCTCAATAACGGTGTCTGCGTGGATGACCACCTGCGCACCAACATCCCGGGTATCTGGGCCCTGGGGGATTGCGCTGTCCTCCCCTCCCGCCAGCGCCTTGAATCCGTACAGAATGCCACGGACCAGGGTCGACTTCTCGCCCGGAACCTGGTGGCGTCAAACAACCTCCTGCCGCTGGAAGGGTATGACGCACTGCCCTGGTTCTGGTCGCATCAGGGTGATGCCAAACTCCAGATCGCCGGTCTGCGTCCGCACAGTCATGGTGAACCGTTGCTGCTCGGTAGCCCGGAGAACAAGAAATTCTCAGTATTGATCTTCGATGACTTCGATGAGCTGGTGGCTGTCGAATCAGTGAATTCCCCGGCCGATCACATGGCGGCCCGCAAGATCCTCTCCCAACCCCTGCCACTGACCCGTGAAGTGGCCGGTGCCACCGGTTTCACCCTCAAAGCCCATTCCCGCGCTGTTCCTGCCATCTCCTCCTAA
- the msrA gene encoding peptide-methionine (S)-S-oxide reductase MsrA codes for MAWFFSPEPVMVTPEEALKGGRHPVLESPQPHTVLGTPVTGPWKEGQKRVWIGLGCFWGVEQMYWQVDGVESTSAGYAGGFTPNPTYREVCSGRTGHTEIVEVVYDPEKVSLGELVAMGLEAHDPTQGYRQGNDVGTQYRSAYFAETEEDVDTIRKIVSAYGEDLKSHGFGEITTEIGVIAPEDYYLAEDYHQQYLDKNPDGYCPHHSTGIPCGVRE; via the coding sequence ATGGCATGGTTTTTCTCCCCCGAGCCGGTGATGGTGACGCCTGAGGAAGCCCTCAAGGGTGGACGGCATCCTGTCCTGGAATCACCGCAACCCCACACCGTTCTGGGTACCCCGGTGACCGGCCCCTGGAAAGAGGGGCAGAAGCGCGTCTGGATCGGTTTGGGCTGTTTCTGGGGTGTGGAGCAGATGTACTGGCAGGTGGACGGTGTGGAATCCACCTCCGCAGGTTATGCCGGTGGTTTCACCCCGAATCCGACCTACCGCGAGGTCTGCTCCGGGCGCACCGGCCACACCGAGATCGTGGAGGTGGTCTACGATCCGGAGAAGGTGAGTCTCGGTGAATTGGTTGCCATGGGTCTGGAGGCGCACGATCCCACACAGGGCTACCGCCAGGGCAACGATGTGGGCACCCAGTACCGCTCCGCCTACTTCGCGGAAACCGAGGAGGATGTGGACACCATCCGCAAGATTGTCTCCGCCTATGGTGAAGACCTGAAATCACACGGTTTCGGGGAGATCACCACTGAAATCGGCGTCATCGCACCGGAGGACTACTACCTCGCTGAGGACTATCACCAGCAGTACCTGGACAAGAACCCCGATGGTTACTGCCCGCATCACTCCACCGGTATTCCCTGTGGAGTGAGGGAGTAG
- a CDS encoding alpha-hydroxy acid oxidase: MVKRQLPNPSEMLELMKFKKPELNGRKRRLDSALTIYDLRSIAKRRTPAAAFDYTDGAAEAELSIKRAREAFENIEFHPDILKPAENVDPSTPILGGHSALPFGIAPTGFTRLMQTEGEIAGAGAAGAAGIPFTLSTLGTTSIEDVKATNPHGRNWFQLYVMRDREISYGLVERAAAAGFDTLMFTVDTPIAGYRIRDTRNGFSIPPQLTPATILDALPRPWWWIDFLTTPTLEFASLSSTGGTVGDLLNSAMDPTISYEDLKIIRELWPGKLLVKGVQNVPDAVRLLDEGVDGLILSNHGGRQLDRAPVPFHLLPKVRKEVGPDATVMIDTGIMNGADIVAAVALGADFTLIGRAYLYGLMAGGRQGVDRAIGILRTEITRTMALLGVSTLDELEPHHVTQLTRLVPVSETTRTAAAEL, translated from the coding sequence ATGGTCAAACGCCAGCTGCCCAACCCATCCGAAATGCTTGAACTGATGAAGTTCAAAAAACCAGAGCTCAACGGCAGGAAACGCCGTCTGGATTCCGCGCTGACCATCTACGATCTGCGCAGCATCGCCAAGCGGCGCACCCCGGCCGCCGCCTTCGACTACACCGATGGCGCCGCGGAAGCCGAGCTGTCCATCAAACGGGCGCGTGAAGCTTTCGAGAACATCGAGTTCCACCCGGACATCCTCAAGCCGGCAGAAAATGTGGATCCCTCCACCCCGATCCTCGGTGGCCATTCCGCACTGCCGTTCGGCATCGCCCCCACCGGTTTCACCCGCCTCATGCAGACCGAAGGTGAGATCGCCGGTGCCGGTGCCGCAGGGGCAGCGGGCATCCCCTTCACGCTGTCCACACTGGGCACCACCTCCATTGAGGATGTGAAAGCCACCAACCCGCATGGCCGCAACTGGTTCCAGCTCTATGTCATGCGCGACCGTGAGATCTCCTACGGCCTGGTGGAACGTGCCGCAGCGGCCGGCTTTGACACCCTGATGTTCACCGTGGACACCCCCATCGCCGGTTACCGCATCCGGGATACCCGCAATGGTTTCTCCATCCCACCGCAGCTGACCCCCGCCACCATCCTGGACGCACTCCCCCGCCCGTGGTGGTGGATCGATTTCCTCACCACCCCGACCCTGGAATTCGCCTCCCTGTCCTCCACCGGCGGCACCGTGGGCGATCTGCTCAACTCCGCGATGGATCCCACCATCTCCTATGAGGACCTCAAGATCATCCGTGAACTGTGGCCCGGCAAACTGCTGGTCAAGGGGGTGCAGAACGTCCCCGACGCGGTCCGTCTGCTGGATGAGGGCGTAGATGGTCTCATCCTCTCCAACCACGGCGGCCGCCAGCTCGACCGCGCACCTGTCCCCTTCCACCTGCTTCCGAAGGTGCGTAAGGAGGTCGGCCCGGATGCCACCGTGATGATCGACACCGGCATCATGAACGGCGCGGACATTGTTGCCGCCGTCGCCCTCGGTGCTGATTTCACCCTCATCGGCCGCGCCTACCTCTACGGCCTCATGGCCGGCGGACGTCAGGGCGTGGACCGCGCCATCGGGATCCTGCGCACCGAGATCACCCGCACCATGGCGCTGCTCGGCGTGTCCACGCTCGACGAGCTGGAACCCCACCACGTCACCCAGCTGACCAGGCTGGTTCCGGTCTCCGAGACCACCCGGACGGCGGCGGCTGAGCTTTAA
- a CDS encoding LysR family transcriptional regulator, which yields MSVPFTYRQLEAFIAVARAGSIANGAIDLMSSPSAVSSAITELEKGLGVTLFERRRSKGMQLTTHGEHLRDKALHLLEDAQAAVLAVSETSQELHGTIRLGCYSSLSAALLPMILARFSKAHPHVNFKLQSGSQSELNEMFDKGEIDIALTYNRFLSADLKFRSIQRRYPYVLLAKGHPLARKATITLKELAEDNFILLDVNPSRENTLSWFENAGVSPKTAWEIKEAALARALVGAGLGYTILLQAYGHNLTVDGSEVVSIPLSPRPTPIDIFLAWRTLPSGEPRRIQVFIDYVTETLKSFSAASPGNQH from the coding sequence ATGTCCGTCCCCTTCACCTACCGCCAACTGGAAGCCTTCATCGCCGTCGCACGGGCAGGCAGTATCGCCAACGGGGCCATTGACCTGATGAGCTCCCCCTCTGCGGTCTCCTCCGCCATCACCGAATTGGAGAAAGGCCTGGGTGTAACCCTCTTTGAAAGAAGAAGATCCAAGGGAATGCAGCTGACCACCCATGGAGAACATCTACGGGACAAGGCACTACACCTCCTGGAAGATGCCCAGGCCGCCGTTCTTGCGGTCTCGGAAACCTCCCAGGAACTCCATGGAACCATCAGGTTGGGCTGCTATTCATCGCTTTCTGCAGCCCTGCTCCCCATGATCCTGGCCCGTTTTTCCAAAGCCCACCCCCACGTGAATTTCAAGCTCCAAAGCGGCAGCCAGTCCGAACTCAATGAGATGTTTGACAAGGGCGAGATCGACATCGCCCTCACCTACAACCGGTTCCTGAGCGCCGATCTGAAATTCCGCTCCATCCAGCGCCGCTACCCCTACGTGCTGCTGGCCAAAGGTCACCCCCTGGCACGCAAGGCCACCATCACGCTCAAGGAACTGGCGGAGGATAATTTCATCCTGCTCGATGTCAACCCCAGCCGGGAAAACACCCTGAGCTGGTTCGAAAACGCCGGGGTGAGCCCGAAAACCGCCTGGGAGATAAAGGAGGCTGCCCTGGCCCGCGCTCTTGTGGGCGCGGGACTCGGATACACCATCCTGCTACAGGCCTATGGACACAACCTCACCGTAGACGGCTCCGAGGTGGTATCCATTCCCCTGTCTCCCCGACCCACCCCGATTGATATCTTTCTCGCCTGGCGCACCCTCCCCTCCGGAGAGCCCCGCCGCATCCAGGTTTTTATCGATTATGTGACTGAAACCCTCAAGAGTTTCAGTGCCGCCTCACCGGGGAACCAGCATTAA
- a CDS encoding FadR/GntR family transcriptional regulator — MKAHEIVMNWVTEEMKSGRLSIGDHLPSERTLADTLGVSRSSLREALRVLEALGSISSATGSGPRAGTIITAAPEQALSLSLTLQLATSQVGHHDVYETRHLLEGWAALHSVPERGDWTSAEKLLDIMDDPALPLAEFLAFDAQFHVVLSKSASNPLISTLMDALRTSVADHTVTRAQALPDWSTTAARLQVEHRAILSALREGRREEAAELIHRHITGYYEETQG; from the coding sequence ATGAAAGCGCACGAAATCGTCATGAACTGGGTCACCGAGGAAATGAAGAGCGGTCGGCTCAGCATTGGGGATCACCTTCCCAGTGAACGCACCCTCGCGGACACCCTCGGGGTGTCCCGGAGTTCGCTCCGGGAGGCCCTCCGCGTCCTGGAGGCGCTGGGCAGCATTTCCAGCGCCACCGGTTCCGGGCCACGCGCGGGCACCATCATCACCGCCGCCCCGGAGCAGGCTTTGTCGTTATCTCTGACCCTGCAGCTGGCCACGAGCCAGGTCGGGCACCATGATGTCTATGAAACCCGCCATCTCCTGGAGGGGTGGGCGGCTCTCCACTCCGTGCCGGAGCGTGGTGATTGGACCTCAGCGGAAAAACTCCTCGACATCATGGATGATCCCGCGCTGCCATTAGCGGAGTTTCTGGCGTTCGATGCCCAGTTTCATGTGGTGCTATCCAAGTCCGCATCGAATCCGCTGATCAGCACACTCATGGATGCCCTGCGCACATCTGTTGCTGATCACACCGTGACCCGCGCGCAGGCGTTACCGGATTGGTCCACCACCGCGGCCAGGCTCCAGGTCGAGCACCGCGCCATCCTTTCAGCATTGCGGGAAGGCCGGCGCGAGGAGGCCGCAGAGCTGATCCATCGGCACATCACCGGCTACTACGAGGAAACACAGGGGTAG
- a CDS encoding superoxide dismutase: protein MAVYELPELDYAYDALEPHIAAEIMELHHSKHHATYVGGANAALEALEKAREEGTNPDQIRALSKNLAFNLGGHTNHSVFWKNLSPNGGGEPTGELAEAINRDFGSFAKFQDHFNSAALGLQGSGWAVLGYDHIAGRLVIEQLTDQQGNISIDITPLLMLDMWEHAFYLQYKNVKADYVKAVWNVFNWDDVAQRFASASK from the coding sequence ATGGCTGTTTACGAACTTCCAGAACTTGATTACGCATACGACGCTCTCGAGCCACACATCGCGGCTGAGATCATGGAGCTCCACCACTCCAAGCACCACGCAACCTACGTAGGTGGCGCAAACGCCGCCCTCGAAGCACTCGAGAAGGCACGCGAGGAGGGCACCAACCCGGACCAGATCCGCGCGCTCTCCAAGAACCTTGCGTTCAACCTGGGTGGACACACCAACCACTCCGTTTTCTGGAAGAACCTTTCCCCGAACGGTGGCGGCGAGCCTACCGGTGAGCTGGCTGAGGCCATCAACCGCGACTTCGGTTCTTTCGCCAAGTTCCAGGACCACTTCAACTCTGCCGCCCTCGGCCTGCAGGGTTCCGGCTGGGCCGTTCTGGGCTATGACCACATCGCAGGTCGCCTCGTCATCGAGCAGCTGACCGATCAGCAGGGCAACATCTCCATCGACATCACCCCACTGCTGATGCTCGACATGTGGGAGCACGCCTTCTACCTGCAGTACAAGAACGTCAAGGCTGATTACGTCAAGGCAGTCTGGAACGTCTTCAACTGGGACGACGTTGCACAGCGTTTCGCATCTGCATCCAAGTAA
- a CDS encoding cytochrome P450: MTTNTATPVTTGTTAPVADWVTIADLYNDPYPIYRRLREEAPIHWVPAINRYLVVGYSACQHIDHDMENFTADEQGSLMKRAMGHSMLRKDDPEHTYDRQGYGNVLKPKAIKSTWTDIFERNTTTYLDHYRALGPGADLHTEFAAPLAAENLRAILGFENITQQDLQRWSQALIDGTGNYADDPEVWARSEQAFNEVDEAIYEMMPRLKENPNHTLLSQVFAYGMEMTNLRANIKMTIGGGLNEPRDVIGTLTWALLSNPEQAAAVRADESLWLRAFDESVRWVAPIGMYSRQVKQDVTLEGIHLPAGARLGINVGAANRDPAQFSNPESFDIHREKLPHLGFGSGIHFCAGAWIAKTMVAQIAVPRLFREFDGLALDPGQPAREGGWVFRGMTSLPLTWNA, encoded by the coding sequence ATGACCACCAACACCGCAACCCCCGTCACCACAGGCACAACAGCACCTGTTGCAGATTGGGTCACCATTGCAGACCTCTACAACGATCCGTACCCCATCTACCGCCGACTCCGTGAGGAGGCACCCATCCACTGGGTGCCGGCAATCAACCGTTACCTGGTGGTCGGTTACTCCGCATGCCAGCACATTGATCACGACATGGAGAATTTCACCGCTGATGAGCAGGGCTCCCTGATGAAGCGCGCGATGGGGCATTCCATGTTGCGCAAGGATGACCCGGAGCATACCTATGACCGTCAAGGTTATGGCAACGTGCTCAAACCCAAGGCCATCAAGAGCACCTGGACGGACATTTTCGAACGCAACACCACCACCTACCTGGATCACTACCGTGCGCTGGGGCCGGGGGCGGATCTACACACCGAATTTGCTGCTCCCCTCGCAGCGGAAAATCTCCGCGCGATCCTGGGTTTTGAAAATATCACCCAGCAGGACCTGCAGCGCTGGTCTCAGGCACTGATCGACGGGACTGGCAACTATGCCGATGATCCCGAGGTCTGGGCACGCAGTGAACAAGCATTCAACGAGGTGGATGAGGCCATCTATGAGATGATGCCCCGCCTGAAGGAGAACCCGAACCACACTCTGTTGTCTCAGGTGTTCGCCTATGGAATGGAGATGACCAACCTGCGCGCCAATATCAAGATGACCATCGGTGGCGGACTCAATGAGCCCCGCGATGTGATTGGCACCTTGACCTGGGCCCTGCTCTCCAACCCGGAGCAGGCCGCAGCGGTCCGTGCAGATGAATCACTGTGGCTGCGTGCCTTTGATGAATCAGTGCGATGGGTTGCACCGATCGGAATGTACTCCCGGCAGGTGAAACAGGACGTCACCCTGGAAGGCATCCACCTGCCAGCCGGGGCGCGCCTGGGCATCAACGTGGGGGCCGCCAACCGGGATCCAGCCCAGTTCTCCAACCCGGAGAGCTTTGATATCCACCGCGAGAAGCTCCCACACCTTGGTTTCGGGTCCGGAATCCACTTCTGTGCCGGTGCCTGGATTGCCAAGACCATGGTCGCTCAGATCGCAGTGCCACGACTCTTCCGTGAATTCGACGGGCTGGCGCTGGACCCTGGGCAACCGGCACGTGAGGGCGGTTGGGTCTTCCGCGGAATGACCAGCCTGCCACTGACCTGGAATGCCTAA
- a CDS encoding 2Fe-2S iron-sulfur cluster-binding protein, protein MSTITYTLPNGTQRDVDVSTETSVMQAALANSVPGIVGECGGQAMCATCHVYVDDEFLDQLPEMSEDEEEMLEVTSSERDEQRSRLGCQIKVGPGYLDSVQVTLPATQV, encoded by the coding sequence ATGTCCACCATCACCTACACCCTTCCAAACGGCACCCAGAGGGATGTCGATGTCTCTACCGAAACCTCCGTCATGCAGGCCGCCCTGGCCAATAGCGTCCCCGGAATCGTCGGCGAATGTGGTGGTCAGGCTATGTGTGCCACGTGCCATGTCTACGTCGATGATGAGTTTTTGGACCAGCTTCCAGAAATGTCAGAGGACGAGGAGGAAATGCTGGAGGTGACCTCATCCGAACGCGATGAACAGCGCAGCCGGCTCGGTTGCCAGATCAAGGTTGGTCCTGGATACCTGGATTCCGTCCAGGTGACCCTGCCGGCCACGCAGGTATAG
- a CDS encoding HAD family hydrolase, producing the protein MNQQAILFDLDGTLVDHTSAAHAALTVWSPTIGLEPDFERWIELDKWGFARFERGETTHLGQRRDRVRAYTGREMDDAACDEIYTGYLRAYEENWTAYDDALSCLERALATGNPVGILTNGGEEMQQEKLDRTGLNLPGLVMLAATTLDSAKPRPEMYSRALARLEATTATIIGDDWINDVEKPRELGWTAWYIDRSGTDPRTDATSLDQVTFG; encoded by the coding sequence ATGAACCAGCAGGCGATTCTCTTTGATCTGGACGGCACCCTCGTGGACCACACCAGCGCAGCCCATGCGGCGTTGACGGTGTGGTCCCCCACCATCGGTCTGGAGCCGGATTTCGAGCGGTGGATCGAATTGGATAAATGGGGTTTCGCCCGTTTCGAGCGCGGCGAAACCACCCACCTCGGGCAGCGCCGGGACCGTGTCCGCGCCTACACCGGCCGGGAGATGGACGATGCTGCCTGCGATGAGATCTACACCGGTTATCTTCGGGCCTACGAAGAGAACTGGACCGCCTACGACGATGCCCTGTCCTGTCTGGAACGGGCCCTGGCCACCGGCAATCCGGTGGGAATCCTCACCAACGGTGGTGAAGAAATGCAGCAGGAGAAACTAGACCGCACCGGTTTGAACCTCCCCGGGTTGGTCATGTTGGCCGCCACCACCCTGGATTCAGCAAAACCCCGCCCGGAGATGTATTCACGCGCCCTCGCACGCCTTGAGGCCACCACCGCCACCATCATCGGCGATGACTGGATCAACGATGTGGAAAAACCCCGCGAACTGGGTTGGACAGCCTGGTACATCGACCGCAGCGGAACCGACCCCAGAACCGATGCCACATCCCTGGATCAGGTCACCTTCGGCTGA
- a CDS encoding metallophosphoesterase family protein, with the protein MVRTLWAVSDLHVTFPENQATVDRLVPQDLGDWLIVAGDVAERIPDVVRTLTALKQRFHTVIWVPGNHELFNRTTDRVNGKARYRALVGQLRAIGVITPEDPYPVFGRVTVCPLFTLYDYSFRLPGLTAQQAVAQAKVKLDDELAIAPYVNIEQWCAGRIEYTEDRLDAIRGPKVLVNHWPLVIEPTHRLRFQDIALWCGTTATRDWAVKYNAIMAIHGHLHIPAETRVDGISHIEVSLGYPFEEHPPHVQRPWPFPVMQIN; encoded by the coding sequence ATGGTGCGCACGTTATGGGCGGTCAGTGATCTCCACGTCACCTTCCCCGAGAACCAGGCCACGGTGGATCGCCTTGTCCCGCAGGATCTCGGTGACTGGTTGATCGTCGCGGGTGATGTGGCGGAGCGCATCCCTGATGTGGTGCGCACCCTCACCGCGCTGAAGCAGCGTTTCCACACCGTGATCTGGGTTCCCGGCAACCACGAGTTATTCAACCGCACGACCGATCGCGTCAATGGCAAGGCCCGCTACCGGGCACTGGTCGGTCAGCTGCGCGCCATCGGCGTGATCACGCCGGAAGACCCCTATCCGGTATTCGGCCGGGTGACCGTCTGCCCACTGTTCACCCTCTATGACTACTCTTTCCGCCTGCCGGGCCTCACCGCCCAGCAGGCGGTGGCGCAGGCCAAGGTAAAGCTTGACGACGAGCTCGCCATCGCCCCCTACGTCAACATCGAACAATGGTGTGCCGGGAGAATCGAGTACACCGAAGACCGACTCGATGCCATCAGGGGACCAAAGGTGTTGGTCAACCACTGGCCCCTGGTCATCGAACCCACACACCGCCTCCGATTCCAAGACATCGCCCTGTGGTGTGGCACCACCGCCACCCGTGACTGGGCCGTGAAATACAACGCCATCATGGCCATCCATGGTCACCTGCATATCCCAGCAGAAACGCGTGTGGATGGCATCAGTCACATCGAAGTGTCCCTCGGCTACCCCTTTGAGGAGCACCCACCGCATGTGCAGCGCCCATGGCCGTTTCCCGTGATGCAGATTAATTAA
- a CDS encoding NADPH-dependent FMN reductase: MKIGIILGSIRKGRFGEGVADWIMDQVQARTDDGVQYELLDLQEFNVPLLEAETVPGAADKKYDDENVTRWSQAIDSCDAFLFITPEYNHGVPGAFKNAFDVLGMEWWGKPVGFASYGAAEGVRAVEQWRQVVGNFNMYDVRAQVTFSTFTENKDGAFTPNERRPGELEGVVEALLEAGKR; the protein is encoded by the coding sequence ATGAAAATCGGCATCATTCTCGGCAGTATCCGCAAGGGACGATTCGGTGAGGGGGTCGCTGACTGGATCATGGATCAGGTTCAGGCCCGCACTGATGACGGCGTGCAGTATGAACTGCTGGATCTCCAGGAATTCAACGTTCCCCTCCTGGAGGCTGAAACAGTTCCGGGTGCAGCCGATAAGAAGTACGACGATGAGAACGTCACCCGGTGGTCTCAGGCCATTGATTCCTGTGATGCGTTCTTGTTCATCACCCCTGAGTACAACCACGGGGTCCCCGGTGCGTTCAAGAATGCCTTCGATGTCCTGGGCATGGAGTGGTGGGGCAAGCCGGTGGGATTCGCGTCCTACGGCGCCGCTGAGGGCGTGCGTGCCGTGGAACAGTGGCGTCAGGTCGTGGGCAATTTCAACATGTACGATGTCCGCGCCCAGGTCACTTTCTCCACCTTCACTGAAAATAAAGATGGCGCCTTCACCCCGAATGAGCGTCGCCCCGGCGAGCTGGAAGGGGTGGTGGAGGCACTGCTGGAGGCGGGCAAGCGCTGA